In Providencia zhijiangensis, a single window of DNA contains:
- a CDS encoding patatin-like phospholipase family protein: MGKHVPVTLGTIEPLAFSDEINGRKTALICEGGGQRGIFTAGVLDEFLIENFNPFDLMIGTSAGAQNLSAYICGQAGYARRVITRYTTNLNFFNPLRFIRGGNLIDLDWLIDTTAKEFPLNMDAGLELLDSGREFYMGASRSDDFSAAFLHPDADSWLDIIRASSAIPGFYRTGVEYSGVRYHDGGISAAIPVEEAYRRGADTIVVIRTVPSQMYFTPEWVKRMTRWLEGDNSALQRMAAMLKVHLKSYRKTQEFIENPPDGVQIFEIYPPTPLKSSALGSKISALNQDYHVGRRCGRYFIAALAQQFASNDADFSRFSKNTNSLELMHREDLRESLLAGKTAEAASASALQGNPAHE, translated from the coding sequence ATGGGAAAGCATGTTCCAGTCACTTTAGGCACGATTGAGCCACTCGCGTTTTCTGATGAAATTAACGGAAGAAAAACTGCCCTTATCTGCGAAGGTGGCGGTCAGCGTGGTATTTTTACGGCCGGTGTATTGGATGAATTTCTGATAGAAAACTTTAACCCTTTTGATTTGATGATAGGGACGTCTGCGGGCGCCCAAAATTTATCTGCTTATATTTGTGGTCAAGCCGGATATGCCCGCCGAGTGATTACTCGCTATACCACGAATCTTAATTTTTTTAACCCGCTAAGATTTATTCGTGGAGGAAACTTAATTGACCTTGATTGGTTGATTGACACGACGGCGAAAGAGTTTCCACTTAATATGGATGCAGGGCTTGAATTGTTAGATTCTGGCCGTGAATTCTATATGGGAGCCAGTCGTAGCGATGATTTTTCCGCTGCATTTTTGCATCCAGATGCGGATTCTTGGTTGGATATCATTCGTGCTTCCAGCGCCATTCCAGGATTCTATCGAACTGGCGTAGAATATAGCGGTGTGCGATACCACGATGGAGGGATAAGCGCCGCGATTCCTGTTGAGGAAGCTTATCGGCGCGGAGCGGATACAATTGTTGTGATCCGCACTGTACCTTCTCAAATGTACTTTACGCCTGAATGGGTAAAACGCATGACCCGCTGGCTTGAAGGTGATAATTCGGCGCTGCAACGCATGGCAGCCATGCTAAAAGTTCACTTGAAGAGTTATCGAAAAACGCAGGAATTCATCGAAAATCCACCCGATGGCGTGCAGATTTTTGAAATATACCCACCGACACCACTGAAAAGCAGTGCTTTAGGCAGTAAAATTAGTGCCTTAAATCAAGATTACCATGTCGGACGACGCTGTGGGCGTTACTTTATTGCGGCATTAGCTCAACAGTTTGCGAGTAATGATGCTGATTTCAGTCGATTTTCTAAGAACACCAATTCATTAGAATTGATGCATAGGGAAGATTTGCGAGAGTCTTTATTAGCAGGAAAGACGGCCGAGGCAGCAAGTGCTAGCGCCCTGCAAGGCAATCCTGCTCATGAGTGA
- a CDS encoding TatD family hydrolase codes for MSDNIQFIDTHCHFDFPPFSEALTESLETAKQGGITDIIIPAVSQDNFQRIWNLAHEYSQLHAAMGFHPLYLSQFQESHFEKLTDFLMRKSQKCVAVGEIGLDLYMEDPQFERQQILLQRQLKLAKQFDLPVILHSRKTHDQLVAMLRRYEVPARGVVHGFAGSLSQAESFVKLGYYIGVGGTITYERANKTRQVMAQLPLSCLVFETDAPDMPVSGFQGEPNRPERIQWVFQSLCELRHESPDEIAQQLYNNSRTLFNLI; via the coding sequence ATGAGTGATAATATTCAATTTATCGATACTCACTGTCATTTTGATTTTCCCCCGTTCAGTGAGGCACTTACAGAAAGCCTAGAAACCGCGAAGCAAGGTGGAATTACGGATATTATTATTCCTGCGGTGAGTCAGGATAACTTTCAGCGCATCTGGAATTTAGCCCATGAGTATTCTCAACTCCACGCAGCAATGGGATTTCACCCTCTATATTTAAGCCAGTTTCAAGAATCACATTTTGAAAAATTGACGGATTTTCTGATGCGAAAAAGCCAGAAATGCGTGGCGGTAGGGGAGATTGGGCTTGATCTCTATATGGAAGATCCTCAATTTGAAAGGCAACAAATATTGCTTCAGCGCCAGTTGAAGTTAGCTAAGCAGTTTGACTTACCCGTTATTTTGCATTCACGAAAAACTCATGACCAATTGGTTGCGATGTTACGTCGCTACGAAGTCCCTGCACGTGGTGTAGTGCATGGTTTTGCTGGCAGCCTTTCTCAAGCCGAAAGTTTTGTGAAACTGGGGTATTACATTGGCGTCGGAGGGACAATTACTTATGAGCGCGCGAATAAAACTCGCCAAGTGATGGCTCAACTCCCGCTAAGTTGTCTTGTGTTTGAAACAGATGCACCGGATATGCCTGTATCCGGTTTTCAAGGTGAACCTAATCGACCAGAGCGTATTCAGTGGGTATTTCAGTCTTTGTGTGAGCTGCGCCACGAATCTCCGGATGAAATAGCACAACAACTTTACAACAATAGCCGGACGTTATTTAATCTAATTTAG